From a single Novipirellula caenicola genomic region:
- a CDS encoding DUF58 domain-containing protein, producing MRPEVTARIRRLELTARRVVEGFLSGMHRSPYFGQSIEFLQHRQYTRGDEIRHIDWKVYARQDRLHIKQYEEETNLRLTLLVDRSASMAYGDGESNKFDYSASIAASLAYLALRQKDATGLVTFDTKVRATVPAKSNQQQLNRILATLDSVGADGRTDLVAVAKEISQGLPRRGLVVIISDLLGVDSLLEGLRLLRQRGHDVAMFHVLHDHEIDFEFNGATRFEGLESEDFLNCNPRALREGYLAALDEFLSSTKKACGRLSIDYLQVRTSEPLDAVLAKFLAARQSLPKLKR from the coding sequence TTGCGTCCTGAGGTTACCGCTCGGATTCGTCGACTCGAGTTGACGGCCCGCCGAGTGGTCGAAGGATTTTTATCGGGAATGCATCGGAGTCCGTACTTTGGACAATCGATCGAATTCCTGCAGCACCGCCAATACACTCGAGGCGACGAAATTCGTCACATCGATTGGAAAGTGTATGCGCGTCAAGATCGGTTGCACATCAAACAGTACGAAGAGGAAACCAATCTTCGGTTAACCCTGCTTGTCGATCGCTCGGCCAGTATGGCGTACGGTGATGGCGAATCGAATAAGTTTGATTATTCGGCATCCATCGCCGCTTCGCTTGCGTATCTTGCCCTGCGGCAAAAGGATGCTACGGGGCTCGTCACGTTCGATACAAAAGTGCGAGCGACCGTGCCGGCAAAGAGCAACCAACAGCAATTGAATCGGATTTTAGCGACGCTCGATTCGGTCGGCGCCGATGGCCGCACCGATTTGGTGGCGGTGGCCAAAGAGATTTCTCAGGGGCTGCCGCGTCGCGGTTTGGTGGTGATTATCTCGGATCTGCTTGGTGTCGATTCGCTGCTGGAAGGTTTGCGTTTGCTTCGCCAACGCGGGCATGATGTGGCGATGTTCCATGTGCTGCACGACCATGAAATCGACTTTGAATTCAATGGAGCCACCCGGTTTGAAGGCCTCGAAAGTGAAGACTTCTTGAACTGTAATCCACGTGCACTGCGTGAAGGTTACTTGGCCGCATTGGACGAATTTTTGTCAAGCACCAAGAAAGCGTGTGGACGTTTATCGATCGACTACCTGCAGGTCCGCACCAGCGAACCGCTCGATGCGGTGCTGGCCAAATTCCTGGCCGCTCGGCAATCGCTACCTAAACTGAAACGATAA